A genomic window from Sulfitobacter sp. LCG007 includes:
- a CDS encoding flavin reductase family protein, which yields MNAHSTDMARMFAPSETHTRALRDAYGRFATGVTIVTCASSEGPVCITANSFSSLSLEPPLLMWALDRNSRRFRYFEKAEHFAIHVLSADQSELCFACSKDAHALRDRPHGTGPGGAPLLPGCLARFECDREAVHEAGDHVIVIGKVLRVGLGQGDALAFYAGKFGKFEHP from the coding sequence ATGAATGCCCACTCCACCGACATGGCGCGCATGTTCGCGCCGTCCGAGACCCATACCCGTGCCCTGCGCGACGCCTATGGCCGCTTTGCAACCGGGGTGACAATCGTGACCTGCGCGAGCTCCGAGGGTCCGGTCTGCATCACCGCGAACAGCTTTTCTTCGCTCTCGCTCGAGCCGCCCCTGCTGATGTGGGCGCTCGACCGCAATTCGCGCCGGTTCCGGTACTTCGAGAAGGCGGAACATTTCGCCATTCACGTGCTGTCGGCAGATCAGAGCGAGCTGTGCTTTGCCTGTTCGAAGGACGCCCATGCCCTGCGGGACCGGCCGCACGGGACCGGGCCCGGGGGCGCGCCCCTGCTGCCCGGCTGTCTCGCGCGGTTCGAATGCGACCGGGAGGCGGTGCATGAGGCGGGGGATCACGTGATCGTCATAGGGAAGGTGCTACGGGTCGGGCTGGGGCAGGGGGATGCGCTGGCCTTCTATGCCGGCAAGTTCGGAAAGTTCGAGCATCCCTGA
- a CDS encoding CmpA/NrtA family ABC transporter substrate-binding protein encodes MSALELTAGFIPLVDAAPLVVAREIGFAEEEGLSLSLVRAPSWSMLRDMLVLGQIEAAHMLAPVPVAMALGLGGLSDRIDVLSVLSVNGNVVGVSTALAAQMRAAGHSPSAFNDAGATGRALIGLGRPLRIGVPFPFSMHAELLYYWLGALGYAAPQALDVRTFPPPLMAEAIAADEIDAFCVGEPWGSIAVENGSGELILPTAAIRAFAPEKVLAVRHSWTETEPEITGRLMRAVWKAGRWLGRAENRITAAELLQRPEYLGVSPEVIDRALTGTLVTARHAPEQRVPGFLEFFGGGATFPWKSQGAWIAAQLAARLGLERGAAVNAAKSVFRTDLYRQHLAGTGAEMPGASEKLEGALDAPTAAASGTGKLMLLPDRFFDGTIFDPGASS; translated from the coding sequence ATGAGCGCGCTCGAACTGACCGCCGGATTCATCCCGCTGGTGGACGCGGCCCCGCTGGTCGTTGCCCGCGAGATCGGTTTCGCGGAAGAGGAGGGCCTGTCGCTCTCCCTCGTCCGTGCGCCGAGCTGGTCGATGCTGCGCGACATGCTCGTTCTGGGCCAGATCGAGGCCGCGCACATGCTCGCGCCCGTGCCGGTCGCGATGGCGCTCGGGCTCGGCGGGCTCTCGGACCGCATCGACGTGCTGTCCGTGCTGTCGGTCAACGGCAACGTTGTCGGGGTGTCCACGGCCCTCGCCGCCCAGATGCGCGCCGCCGGCCATTCGCCTTCGGCCTTCAACGATGCCGGGGCGACCGGGCGCGCGCTGATCGGTCTGGGGCGGCCCCTGCGAATCGGCGTGCCCTTCCCCTTCTCCATGCATGCCGAGCTGCTCTACTACTGGCTCGGTGCGCTTGGGTATGCCGCGCCCCAGGCGCTGGACGTGCGGACCTTTCCCCCGCCGCTCATGGCAGAAGCGATCGCCGCGGACGAGATCGACGCCTTCTGCGTCGGCGAACCCTGGGGGTCGATCGCGGTCGAGAACGGGTCGGGCGAACTCATCCTTCCGACCGCGGCGATCAGGGCGTTCGCTCCGGAGAAGGTGCTGGCAGTACGCCACAGCTGGACCGAAACCGAGCCGGAGATCACCGGCCGGCTGATGCGTGCGGTCTGGAAGGCAGGGCGCTGGCTTGGCCGGGCGGAAAACCGGATCACCGCTGCCGAGTTGCTGCAGCGGCCCGAGTATCTCGGGGTTTCGCCCGAGGTGATCGACCGGGCGCTGACGGGCACGCTGGTCACGGCGCGCCACGCGCCCGAGCAACGGGTGCCTGGCTTTCTGGAATTCTTCGGGGGTGGCGCGACCTTTCCGTGGAAATCGCAGGGCGCTTGGATCGCGGCGCAGCTTGCCGCGCGACTCGGGCTTGAACGTGGAGCGGCGGTGAATGCGGCCAAGTCCGTGTTCCGCACGGATCTCTACCGCCAGCACCTCGCGGGGACCGGGGCAGAGATGCCGGGCGCGTCCGAGAAGCTCGAAGGGGCGCTCGACGCGCCGACCGCGGCCGCGTCGGGTACGGGAAAGCTGATGCTTCTGCCGGACCGCTTCTTTGACGGCACCATATTCGATCCGGGCGCCTCGTCCTGA
- a CDS encoding ANTAR domain-containing response regulator, translating to MGPGRSLLREYAAWIFDNAQIAGNSASPSRPERTSCGKPSRPGLYFAPALALHSLMASQLSIIIIEKERDRALMIADALSRVDDYQTHIVSDVTGLRQSIAERNPDVVLVDLTSPTRDMLEELALASGPLERPVALFVDRTDSSLTRQAVEAGVSAYVVDGLHPNRIRPVLDAAIARFHMFQRMRSELEATKKALHERKIIERAKGILMRSRGLGEDEAYALLRSTAMDKGRRISDVAEALVTAADLLS from the coding sequence GTGGGACCGGGACGCAGCCTGTTGCGGGAATATGCGGCGTGGATCTTCGACAATGCCCAAATTGCGGGCAATTCCGCGAGCCCGTCACGACCCGAGCGCACCTCTTGCGGCAAACCCTCCCGGCCGGGTCTTTACTTCGCTCCGGCTCTGGCCCTGCATTCGCTCATGGCCAGCCAGCTTTCCATCATCATCATCGAAAAGGAACGTGACCGCGCGCTGATGATCGCGGACGCGCTCTCGCGGGTCGACGACTATCAGACGCACATCGTCTCGGATGTGACCGGGTTGCGCCAGTCCATCGCCGAGCGCAATCCCGACGTGGTCCTTGTGGACCTCACGAGCCCGACACGCGACATGCTCGAGGAGCTCGCCCTGGCCTCCGGTCCGCTGGAACGCCCGGTCGCGCTCTTTGTCGATCGCACCGACAGCAGCCTCACGCGGCAGGCGGTCGAGGCAGGGGTCTCGGCCTATGTGGTGGACGGTCTGCACCCGAACCGGATCCGTCCGGTTCTCGATGCCGCGATTGCCCGCTTCCACATGTTCCAGCGCATGCGCTCCGAACTCGAGGCGACGAAGAAGGCGCTTCACGAGCGCAAGATCATCGAACGCGCCAAGGGCATCCTCATGCGTTCGCGCGGGCTTGGCGAGGACGAGGCCTATGCCCTGCTCCGCTCGACGGCGATGGACAAGGGGCGGCGGATATCGGATGTGGCCGAGGCGCTGGTGACGGCGGCGGACCTTCTGTCATGA
- a CDS encoding aldo/keto reductase family oxidoreductase, with protein MDRVRIGDTLEMSRIVYGMWRVADDADTSAGHVEAKIQRCLEQGITTFDQADIYGGYTAEAVFGGALKANPSLRARMEIVTKCDIVAPAGRHSGARVKHYDTSRAHIEASVNASLQDMGIDHVDLLLIHRPDPLMDHHETGAALDDLVSSGKVRAVGVSNFRPWDWKLLQSAMSTPLVTNQIEISLSAIAPFTNGDLAFHQRKGHPVMGWSPLGGGALMTQEGPVSRVADSIAQEQGVDRAAVAVAFLLAHPASILPVMGTNNLDRIARLSDALKVELDRQTWFRLYEAALGQEVP; from the coding sequence ATGGACCGGGTCAGGATTGGCGACACGCTCGAGATGAGCCGCATTGTCTATGGGATGTGGCGGGTGGCGGACGACGCGGACACCTCCGCCGGCCATGTGGAGGCGAAGATCCAGCGCTGTCTTGAGCAGGGAATCACCACCTTCGATCAGGCCGACATTTACGGCGGCTATACCGCCGAGGCGGTTTTCGGCGGCGCGCTGAAGGCCAATCCGTCGCTGCGGGCGCGGATGGAGATCGTCACGAAATGCGACATCGTCGCCCCTGCCGGACGGCATTCGGGCGCGCGGGTCAAGCATTACGATACCTCCCGGGCGCATATCGAGGCGTCGGTGAACGCCTCGCTGCAGGACATGGGCATCGACCACGTCGACCTGCTGCTGATCCACCGGCCCGATCCGCTGATGGACCATCATGAAACGGGTGCCGCGCTTGATGATCTGGTAAGCAGCGGCAAGGTGCGCGCCGTCGGCGTGTCCAACTTCCGGCCCTGGGACTGGAAGCTGCTGCAGTCGGCCATGTCCACGCCGCTTGTGACGAACCAGATCGAGATTTCGCTGAGTGCCATCGCCCCCTTCACCAACGGCGATCTGGCCTTTCACCAGCGCAAGGGACATCCCGTCATGGGCTGGTCGCCGCTGGGGGGTGGTGCGCTCATGACGCAGGAAGGGCCGGTGTCCCGCGTTGCCGACTCGATCGCGCAGGAACAGGGTGTGGACAGGGCGGCGGTCGCTGTGGCCTTCCTGCTGGCGCATCCTGCGTCTATCCTGCCTGTGATGGGAACAAACAACCTCGACCGGATCGCGCGGCTCTCGGACGCGTTGAAGGTCGAGCTGGACCGTCAGACGTGGTTCCGGCTCTATGAGGCCGCTCTGGGACAGGAGGTTCCATGA
- a CDS encoding Gfo/Idh/MocA family protein — translation MTRQINYGLIGCGMMGREHLRNIALLEGTRVTAIFEPDAAMAAAAQALAPDARMATSVTDLLAEPDLDALVIVSPNHVHVGQMEEIAATRPLPLLVEKPLFITPQDEARIARLAERYPAPIWVAMEYRYMPPIATLIAQAERATGGVRMLSIREHRFPFLEKVGNWNRFNRNTGGTFVEKCCHFFDLMRLILKSDPVRVMASGGQGVNHLDERYDGEAPDILDHGYVIVDFASGARAMLELCMFAEGARFQEEISAVGGTGKIEAHVPGPARFWPEHLGTPPIAELIESPRSPRGPVLREIPVDPTLLDAGDHNGATYYQHRGFLRCIREGLPPEVGLQDGAWAVRMGLAAQESAAMGKAVEL, via the coding sequence ATGACCCGGCAGATCAACTACGGGCTGATCGGATGCGGCATGATGGGACGTGAGCACCTGCGCAACATCGCCCTGCTCGAAGGCACCCGCGTCACCGCGATCTTCGAACCGGATGCCGCCATGGCCGCCGCGGCGCAGGCTTTGGCGCCGGACGCGCGCATGGCGACATCGGTGACCGACCTGCTTGCCGAGCCGGACCTCGACGCCCTCGTGATCGTCAGCCCGAACCATGTGCACGTCGGGCAGATGGAAGAGATCGCGGCGACCCGTCCCCTGCCCCTGCTGGTGGAAAAACCGCTGTTCATCACGCCGCAGGACGAGGCCCGGATCGCGCGGCTTGCCGAACGCTATCCCGCGCCGATCTGGGTCGCGATGGAATACCGCTACATGCCCCCCATCGCGACGCTGATCGCGCAGGCCGAACGGGCCACGGGCGGCGTCCGCATGCTTTCAATCCGCGAACACCGCTTTCCCTTTCTCGAAAAGGTCGGAAACTGGAACCGCTTCAACCGGAACACCGGAGGCACCTTCGTCGAGAAATGCTGCCATTTCTTCGATCTGATGCGCCTCATCCTGAAATCCGATCCTGTCCGGGTCATGGCCTCGGGCGGACAGGGCGTGAACCACCTCGACGAACGCTACGACGGCGAAGCGCCGGACATCCTCGACCACGGGTATGTCATCGTCGATTTCGCTTCCGGGGCGCGGGCAATGCTGGAACTCTGCATGTTCGCCGAAGGCGCGCGGTTCCAGGAAGAGATTTCAGCGGTCGGCGGAACGGGCAAGATCGAGGCGCATGTGCCCGGCCCGGCGCGTTTCTGGCCCGAACATCTCGGCACGCCGCCGATAGCAGAGCTGATCGAAAGCCCGCGCAGCCCCAGGGGCCCGGTGCTGCGCGAGATCCCCGTCGATCCCACCCTGCTCGATGCGGGCGACCACAACGGCGCAACCTACTACCAGCACCGGGGTTTCCTGCGCTGCATCCGCGAGGGTCTGCCGCCCGAGGTCGGTCTGCAAGACGGTGCATGGGCCGTGCGCATGGGTCTGGCGGCGCAGGAGTCCGCCGCCATGGGCAAGGCGGTGGAATTGTGA
- a CDS encoding TRAP transporter small permease: MGGLLSVLVPIGSLNAALLAIGRAVGAFAVAAMVVAILIQIWFRYVLNNALPWPDEAARFCMLWMTGLMAPTAFRRGGFVAIDMIALLLPLKIGQLLNLLLLLVCLVVLVVGVRLGWAELTGFGGRFATASLYVPLSVGFDEWLRVPRSWMMASLFVGVVLLILVNVELILRSLVTLLGGGDRLPEIAGAEIPAGAE, from the coding sequence ATGGGCGGATTGCTGTCGGTTCTCGTGCCGATCGGTTCCTTGAACGCGGCCCTGCTGGCGATTGGGCGGGCTGTGGGCGCGTTCGCCGTGGCCGCTATGGTCGTCGCGATCCTGATACAGATCTGGTTCCGCTACGTGCTCAACAATGCGTTGCCATGGCCGGATGAGGCCGCGCGCTTTTGCATGCTCTGGATGACGGGCCTGATGGCGCCGACGGCCTTCCGGCGGGGCGGGTTCGTCGCCATCGACATGATTGCCCTTCTGCTGCCGCTCAAGATCGGGCAGCTCCTCAACCTGCTGTTGCTGCTGGTCTGCCTTGTCGTTCTCGTCGTCGGCGTCCGGCTCGGCTGGGCCGAGTTGACCGGCTTTGGCGGGCGCTTCGCCACCGCGTCGCTTTATGTGCCGCTCTCGGTCGGTTTCGACGAGTGGTTGCGGGTGCCGCGCAGCTGGATGATGGCATCTCTCTTCGTGGGCGTAGTGCTGCTGATCCTCGTCAATGTCGAGCTGATCCTGCGCAGCCTCGTCACCCTCCTAGGGGGCGGTGACCGTCTTCCCGAGATTGCGGGCGCGGAAATCCCAGCGGGTGCGGAATAG
- a CDS encoding bifunctional 4-hydroxy-2-oxoglutarate aldolase/2-dehydro-3-deoxy-phosphogluconate aldolase: protein MTPTEASASTYDICRKAPIIPVLVVHDVAHAKPLAEALVAGGLPVLEVTLRTPAALDVIAAMAEVEGGIPGAGTILTPDDVKRAVDAGAQFGVSPGATDKLLDAAEAAGLPMLPGAATASEAMALLERGYDMLKFFPAEASGGAPALKALAGPLPQIRFCPTGGVNTKNAESYLSLPNVVCAGGSWVAPDDKVGAGDWEAITELARAASLLGR from the coding sequence ATGACACCGACGGAAGCGAGCGCGTCCACTTATGACATCTGCCGCAAGGCGCCCATCATTCCCGTGCTCGTCGTGCATGACGTGGCCCATGCCAAACCGCTGGCCGAGGCGCTGGTCGCGGGCGGGCTGCCGGTGCTGGAGGTGACATTGCGCACGCCTGCTGCGCTCGACGTCATCGCGGCCATGGCCGAGGTCGAGGGGGGCATTCCCGGCGCCGGGACGATCCTGACCCCGGACGACGTGAAGCGGGCGGTGGACGCGGGGGCGCAGTTCGGTGTCTCGCCGGGCGCCACGGACAAGCTGCTCGACGCGGCAGAGGCGGCGGGGCTGCCGATGCTGCCCGGCGCGGCGACGGCAAGCGAGGCGATGGCCTTGCTGGAACGCGGCTACGACATGCTGAAATTCTTTCCGGCGGAGGCGTCGGGCGGCGCGCCGGCGCTGAAGGCGCTGGCGGGACCGCTGCCGCAGATCCGCTTCTGCCCGACGGGCGGGGTCAACACGAAGAATGCCGAGAGCTACCTGAGCCTGCCCAACGTGGTCTGTGCAGGCGGAAGCTGGGTCGCGCCGGACGACAAGGTCGGGGCGGGCGACTGGGAAGCGATCACCGAACTGGCACGCGCTGCAAGCCTGCTGGGGCGCTAG
- the edd gene encoding phosphogluconate dehydratase translates to MLNDMLKNVTDRIIARSEESRGAYLSRMRRAAEDGPARAHLSCSGQAHAYAGAGPDQEALATRDAGNLAIVTTYNDMLSAHQPFERYPELIRSAARRIGGTAQVAGGVPAMCDGVTQGTAGMELSLFSRDVIAMATGVALSHNTYDAAVYLGVCDKIVPGLVIAAQAFGHIPGIFLPAGPMTSGISNDEKAKVRQAFAAGEVGRDVLMAAEMAAYHGPGTCTFYGTANTNQMLMEFMGLHLPGSSFVNPNTPLRDALTVAGAERSLAISNLGNEYTPVCDVLDERAYVNGIVGLHATGGSTNLLIHLVAMARAGGIILDWQDFSDLADVTPLLARVYPNGLADVNHFHAAGGLGFLIGELLGAGLLHPDVTTIAGQGLEQYTQEPKLNDGVLEWVAGTKESLNDKIVRPANAPFQPTGGLKRMSGSLGTAVCKVSAVTPEHRVVEAPARVFHDQEDVKAAYKAGEFDGDVVVVVRFQGPKANGMPELHSLTPVLANLLARGLKVALVTDGRMSGASGKVLSAIHVCPEALDGGNIARVQDGDILRVDAEHGTLEIVTEGVTERPAAQADLSGNEHGQGRELFASFRRLVGSADTGASVI, encoded by the coding sequence ATGCTGAACGACATGCTGAAGAACGTCACCGACCGCATCATCGCACGCAGTGAGGAGAGCCGCGGCGCCTATCTGTCGCGCATGCGTCGGGCGGCAGAGGACGGACCGGCGCGTGCGCATCTGAGCTGCAGCGGGCAGGCGCATGCCTATGCCGGAGCGGGTCCAGACCAGGAGGCGCTGGCGACGCGCGATGCGGGCAACCTTGCCATCGTGACCACCTACAACGACATGCTATCGGCGCATCAGCCGTTCGAGCGCTATCCCGAGCTGATCCGCAGCGCCGCGCGCCGCATCGGCGGCACCGCGCAGGTCGCCGGCGGGGTGCCTGCCATGTGCGACGGCGTGACCCAAGGGACGGCGGGCATGGAGCTGAGTCTTTTCTCGCGCGACGTGATCGCAATGGCGACAGGCGTGGCGCTGAGCCACAACACCTATGACGCGGCGGTCTACCTCGGGGTCTGCGACAAGATCGTGCCGGGGCTGGTGATCGCTGCGCAGGCCTTCGGGCATATCCCGGGCATCTTCCTGCCGGCGGGGCCGATGACCTCGGGCATCTCCAACGACGAGAAGGCCAAGGTCCGTCAGGCCTTTGCCGCCGGAGAGGTCGGGCGCGACGTGCTGATGGCGGCAGAGATGGCGGCCTATCACGGGCCGGGCACCTGCACCTTCTACGGCACGGCGAACACCAACCAGATGCTGATGGAGTTCATGGGCCTGCACCTGCCGGGGTCGAGCTTCGTCAATCCCAACACGCCGCTGCGCGATGCGCTGACCGTGGCCGGCGCCGAGAGGTCGCTGGCGATAAGCAACCTCGGCAACGAATATACGCCGGTCTGCGACGTTCTGGACGAGAGGGCCTATGTCAACGGGATCGTCGGCCTGCATGCGACGGGGGGGTCGACCAACCTGCTGATCCACCTCGTGGCGATGGCGCGGGCGGGGGGCATCATCCTCGACTGGCAGGATTTCTCGGATCTGGCGGATGTAACGCCGCTGCTGGCGCGGGTCTATCCGAACGGGCTGGCGGACGTGAACCATTTCCACGCGGCCGGGGGGCTCGGATTCCTGATCGGCGAGCTGCTGGGGGCGGGGCTGCTGCACCCGGATGTGACGACCATCGCGGGGCAGGGGCTCGAGCAATACACGCAGGAGCCGAAGCTTAACGATGGCGTGCTGGAGTGGGTCGCCGGAACGAAGGAGAGCCTCAACGACAAGATCGTGCGGCCGGCGAACGCTCCGTTCCAGCCCACCGGGGGGCTGAAGCGGATGAGCGGGTCGCTGGGGACGGCGGTCTGCAAGGTCTCTGCTGTGACGCCCGAGCACCGGGTTGTCGAGGCGCCTGCGCGGGTCTTTCATGACCAGGAAGACGTCAAGGCGGCCTACAAGGCGGGCGAGTTCGACGGTGACGTGGTGGTCGTGGTGCGGTTTCAGGGACCGAAGGCCAACGGGATGCCCGAGCTGCACAGCCTGACCCCGGTGCTCGCGAACCTGCTGGCGCGGGGGCTCAAAGTGGCGCTGGTGACGGACGGGCGGATGTCGGGAGCCTCTGGCAAGGTGCTCTCGGCGATCCATGTCTGTCCGGAAGCGCTCGACGGGGGAAATATCGCGCGGGTGCAGGATGGGGACATCTTGCGTGTGGATGCCGAGCACGGCACGCTCGAGATCGTGACCGAGGGGGTGACAGAACGTCCCGCCGCGCAGGCGGACCTGAGTGGCAACGAGCATGGGCAGGGGCGCGAGCTTTTCGCGAGTTTCCGCAGGCTCGTGGGTTCGGCCGATACCGGCGCGAGCGTGATCTGA
- a CDS encoding LLM class flavin-dependent oxidoreductase has product MTVVPVTSADLDASEVSWFSALCSDDYQFLGVPDGDLRSSWEHCSEIVLEAERQGFRNILCPSSYQVGQDTLSFVAGCAPITETINLLAAVRCGEMQPIMLARTLATLDHMLKGRLTVNIISSDFPGEKADSAFRYRRSREVVQILKQAWTRDRIDHEGEVYHFEGVSTDPAKPYQQGGPLLYFGGYSPDALALCGEYCDVYLMWPETKEQLGERMQAVNAVAEQHGRTLDYGLRVHMIVRDTEAEAREYADHIVSRLDDELGKLIRERALDAGSLGVSHQARARELADQFGYIEPGLWTGIGRARSGCGAALVGSTDQVLSKIEEYRKMGIRAFIFSGYPHLDEARHFGKRVMPELKTCSLPQEYGRVPAQMPATPLGAGERR; this is encoded by the coding sequence ATGACCGTCGTCCCTGTCACCTCAGCCGATCTCGACGCCAGCGAGGTTTCGTGGTTCTCGGCGCTTTGTTCGGACGACTACCAGTTCCTCGGGGTGCCGGACGGGGATCTGCGATCGAGCTGGGAGCATTGCTCGGAGATCGTGCTGGAGGCCGAGCGGCAGGGCTTCCGCAACATCCTGTGCCCTTCGTCCTATCAGGTGGGGCAGGACACGCTGAGCTTCGTCGCGGGCTGCGCGCCGATCACCGAGACGATCAACCTTCTGGCGGCGGTGCGCTGCGGCGAGATGCAGCCGATCATGCTGGCGCGCACCCTCGCGACGCTGGATCACATGCTGAAGGGACGGCTCACGGTCAACATCATCTCGTCGGATTTTCCGGGCGAGAAGGCGGACAGCGCCTTTCGCTACCGGCGCTCGCGCGAGGTGGTGCAGATCCTCAAACAGGCATGGACGCGGGATCGGATCGATCACGAGGGCGAAGTCTATCATTTCGAGGGGGTCAGCACCGACCCGGCAAAGCCCTATCAGCAGGGCGGACCATTGCTCTATTTCGGCGGCTATTCCCCTGACGCGCTGGCGCTTTGCGGCGAGTATTGCGATGTCTACCTGATGTGGCCGGAGACGAAAGAGCAGCTTGGCGAGCGCATGCAGGCGGTCAACGCCGTGGCCGAGCAACACGGGCGGACGCTCGACTACGGTTTGCGCGTGCACATGATCGTGCGCGACACCGAGGCCGAGGCGCGCGAATACGCGGACCATATCGTGTCGAGGCTCGACGACGAGTTGGGCAAGCTGATCCGCGAACGCGCGCTTGACGCGGGATCGCTGGGCGTGTCGCATCAGGCGCGCGCCCGCGAGCTTGCCGATCAGTTCGGCTATATAGAGCCGGGTCTGTGGACCGGGATCGGGCGCGCGCGCTCGGGCTGCGGGGCGGCGCTGGTGGGCTCGACCGACCAGGTGCTGTCGAAGATCGAGGAATATCGCAAGATGGGAATTCGCGCCTTCATCTTCTCGGGCTATCCGCATCTCGACGAGGCGCGCCATTTCGGCAAGCGGGTCATGCCCGAGCTGAAGACCTGTTCGCTGCCGCAGGAATACGGGCGGGTTCCGGCGCAGATGCCGGCCACGCCACTTGGTGCGGGGGAGCGGCGCTGA
- a CDS encoding GntR family transcriptional regulator — protein MTQIAYPRPGNPNALPVYVQIAELLIRDIASGRLLVGERLPPERDMAAALGVSVGTLRKALAELEKKGMLERVQGSGNYVRDAGDGTNVYAMFRLELPGGGGLPRAEVLDVSLIDKPADLPDFGTAPRASRVRRLRYLNDTMIALEEIWLDESAGRIDRAQLSESLYHYYRTQLHFWITRAEDRVSVGALPDWTPERFTRPPGAVVGYIERFSWSDRPRPVEFSRTWFDPERALYVQRLK, from the coding sequence ATGACGCAGATAGCCTACCCTCGCCCCGGAAATCCGAACGCCCTGCCCGTCTATGTCCAGATCGCCGAGCTGCTGATCCGGGATATCGCGTCTGGCCGCCTGCTCGTGGGCGAACGGCTGCCGCCCGAACGTGACATGGCCGCCGCTCTCGGCGTTTCCGTCGGGACCCTGCGCAAGGCCCTCGCCGAACTCGAGAAGAAAGGCATGCTCGAGCGCGTGCAGGGCTCAGGCAACTACGTGCGCGACGCGGGCGACGGCACGAATGTCTACGCCATGTTCCGCCTCGAGCTTCCGGGCGGCGGGGGTCTGCCAAGGGCCGAGGTGCTCGACGTATCGCTGATCGACAAGCCCGCCGACCTGCCGGATTTCGGGACCGCGCCGCGTGCCTCGCGGGTCCGGCGGCTGCGCTATCTGAACGACACCATGATCGCGCTAGAGGAAATCTGGCTCGACGAATCGGCGGGGCGGATCGACCGCGCGCAGCTGTCCGAGTCGCTTTATCACTATTACCGCACGCAGCTGCACTTCTGGATCACCCGCGCCGAGGACCGCGTGTCCGTCGGCGCCCTGCCGGACTGGACACCGGAGCGCTTCACCAGACCCCCCGGCGCGGTGGTGGGCTACATCGAACGGTTCAGCTGGTCCGACCGGCCCCGCCCGGTGGAATTCTCGCGCACCTGGTTCGACCCGGAGCGCGCGCTTTACGTCCAGCGTCTCAAATGA